AAAAATAACGTGAAAACGTCTTAAAATCTCTGCACCCAAACTACCATTTCGCTCTCCTTGCCCTTTTACAGTTGCAATAGAAGTAGAATCTGGAAAAGCAGTTGTGACATTTTTTAATTCAATATCATTCAAGATAAGTTTTGAAGAACGCCCCAAATAGCCTGTAATATCGCCTCGCATCCCTTTTCCAAGATATGCTTCTTTATTTTTTTGTGGAATTTGTAACCTTTCATCAGAAGAAATATCTAACCAAATCGCATGTCCTCCTCCTGTATCGATCAACAACTTTGTAGGAATTGCTGTTGTGTCATTTTGTATAGAATCATTATCATTCAAAATAACTGGATTTTGCTGTATTTTAGCCCAAATGTAAGGCTTTAGATTAATGATTTCGATAGGAATAACAATATCTTTTTTATGTGGCTTATATTGATATTTTTTTTTATTATAAAAAACAATCGTTTTGCTTTCATAGTTTACCTTCACTACAAAATCTGCAAAAATACCATACCCCATAATTCCGTGAATACGCATTCCGAAGCGAGAAGACAAATGAAAAATATCTTCTTTCAAAATTAGTAAATCTTGATGATGCCCTATAATTCCAGAAATATTAAAATTATTATTGGGAGAAGCGTAAGCAATTAATTTTTTACCTGCACCTAAACCAGAGAGTTCTATTTCTTTTATATAATCTACTTGTAATTTATCACCTACCCCCAGTTCAGTTATGAGCATATTTTGAACTCCACTATCTAAAATAAAATGAAGTGTATCTGAATCATTTATCTTAATAGGAATAATAATTAGATTATTAACTAGATTAAATTTCAAAATCAAAGCACGTTTATTAGGTCTTTTAAAACTAAACCCATTATATTTATCTCTTTGAGAGTTTTGGGAGTATTTACAAGAACTTAAGGAAAAAATAAATAAAGTAAGACAACTAAAAAACAGAATATAAAAAAAGAATTTAGAAAAACAATAAGGTGTTTTTTTATTAAATGATAAAAATATATTTTTTTTCATAAAAAAGTATAAAGTAAGTTTGTATGTTAAATTGCGTCACATTTTTTAATTCAAAATACTATTTTAACCTTTAGAAACCAAAATTTAAAATTACTTTTTACTTTAATTGTGAAACTTGATAACTATGAAAGATTTGTTGTAGATGATTAATACAGTGTTTCAAAAGTTTATTTATATTTTACTGTGCATTTAGTTCCTCAGAACTGAATATTTCGCTTCCTCAGAAGCTTGATTCATTTGCTTTCTATCACGCTTCTGAGGAAGCGTTTCGTTCAACTCTGAGGAGT
This is a stretch of genomic DNA from Bernardetia sp. MNP-M8. It encodes these proteins:
- a CDS encoding aspartyl protease family protein, coding for MKFNLVNNLIIIPIKINDSDTLHFILDSGVQNMLITELGVGDKLQVDYIKEIELSGLGAGKKLIAYASPNNNFNISGIIGHHQDLLILKEDIFHLSSRFGMRIHGIMGYGIFADFVVKVNYESKTIVFYNKKKYQYKPHKKDIVIPIEIINLKPYIWAKIQQNPVILNDNDSIQNDTTAIPTKLLIDTGGGHAIWLDISSDERLQIPQKNKEAYLGKGMRGDITGYLGRSSKLILNDIELKNVTTAFPDSTSIATVKGQGERNGSLGAEILRRFHVIFDYSKNRMILRPNRNFKAEFNYNMAGIELSNPVPETAIYLISNIEKDSPVAQLDVKLDDQIVAINGININKFTIHEIYELFRSKEGRKIELRLRRAGDALNEWTVKFRLENPI